The nucleotide sequence TAGGGGATTGGCAGGCCATGCGGAGGATGCCCCCGAAAGGGGTCCCTTTTGCATGGCGCGGTTTCCCTTGGTTTGAGGGCGATGGGACCCCGTTGAATCATTGAAACGCGGCCGGATCAAGTCTAATTTCCGTATTCCCGCAATAACGACAAAAGGGACCCCTTTCTAAACACCTTTCTTTCTCCCGATTATTTTCGATTCCATTGATCGGCCTTGCCGTCGTCTTCGGCATTGCTTCACAGGCGCTGGCCGATGACGGCATAAAATGGGAAAAGATACTCGACATCCCGAAGGGACAGGGCGCCCCGGACGGCGTCCGCCTCGACCTTCTCGGCATCGAGATCGGCGACCGGTTCGAGGACGCCAAGGCCAAGCTGGAACGCATCGTCGCCGACCTGCCGGACGGTGCCTACGGCAATATCCGCGTCCATACCACCCGCTTCAAGCTTCCCACCGGCGGCGGCAGCTTCGTCGAGACCAGCTATCCCAGCATGATCGCGGCGCAGATTCACCGCTTTCCGGAGCACCGGACCGAAGAGATCAACGTCTATATGAGCGCCCCGTCCTCGGGGGCGCAGGTCTACGGCATCCTTCGGGCCATCAGCTATCTCGACAAGACTGTGGAACCGAAAATCTCCGAGCTGCTGCCGCGCCTGCGGGAGAAGTTCGGGACCGATCCGCTCACGCCCTACAACAATCACGGCTCCAACAGCTATTTCTACGTCTTTGACGACGGCGCGCCGGTGAAGCTCTCCGACAACGACATCCTGTTGACCGGCTGCGGCTACATCAAGCCGCAGATGGCCTTCACCGAGCGGGATATCGAGGCAATCAACCGCAAGGGCAACTGCGATATCGCCCTCAGGGTTCATGTGGATTACGGGCTGTCCGACGACCACGCCCGGACGCTCGCCTTCTCCCTGTTCGACGCCGCTCGATCCAAGGCCAACCATCAGGCGGATTTCAAATTCTTCGACGACTACGTCAACCGGCTGCGCCAATCGGGCGGCCAAGGCCCCAAGCTGTGAGCGGGAGGACAGACGCCATGACGATCCGCCACCATCCGTTCGCCATCGTCCTCCTGATCGCCGCCTCGCTGGGGCTTGCCGGATGCTCCGGCGAGCCCGGCGAGGACGATATCCGCGATGCCATCAAGCGCGACCCTGGAACCCGTGCCGGGCTGGAACTCCTGTTCGGCGGTGTGCAGGGGGTTGCCCGCAGGCGCGGCCAGGCCACCAGCGGCGTCACCGCGCAGGAATTCCTGGACAAGGCCATCATCGAGAAATCCGGCTGCAAGGAGGCCCAGGGCCAGCCCGGCTATGTCTGCGACTTCCGCATGGGCAACGGCACCGGCAAGGGACCCGTCAATATGAGCCCGCCGATCAAGGGCCGGTTTTTCGAGACCAATGACGGCTGGACCTACCAGGAAATGCGCTGAGGCGCATTTCCTCCCATTGCTTTATGTTTGCTGGTGTCGGACTTTCGCCAGATCAACGCCGAGGGATTTGAGGCGCGGATCGGCGTACCAGACGATGCGCCCGGCATTGATCGGATTGGCGTTTTCCAACAGCAGAATCTGCCGGTCCTTGGATAGCCGCATCAACTCATCGGGATAGGCCAGGCTGCGCTGCGCCTCGGACCGGGTTTTGGTGGTGGTCTCGGTGCTTGATCCCCCTTTCATGGCGGAGGTAACTGCGTTTGATATCGCCGTGCTGAGCGACAGGATCGTGGTGACCCCGCAGAGCTTGGAGACGTAACCGGCCGTCTTCTCGTCGCGGGAGCCCAGATACTGGATCGCCCCGGCATTGGCGATGAATGTCTGCCAGCCGCTGGTGCCGTAGATGCGCTCCAGCTGCGAGAAGTCCTGCACGATGCCCCAGAGCTGCATCCCGAACCCCGCCATCAGGGAGTATGCCTGTTCTACCATCCTTAGCTGGCCTAGTGCGGACATTTCGTCCAGCATAAATAGAAGAGGTTTGGCGGGGTGTGCGCTGATATTTCGCGCATTCACTGTGATAGCTTGCTGAATCAAAAGACGCAGCCAACGTCCAAATGTGTCTAATCTGTCAGCTGGAAGTATTAGATAGACTGTAATAGGCCTTTCTTTTAGCTCTTCGAACTGGAAGTCCGATGACATGAGGTTTCTTTTAATGTGAGGGCTTTCCAAAAAATGTGTATGCGATTGAGCGACCGCAAGAACGCTCGAAAAAAGTCGTTCGTCCTTCTGCAGGCTTCGTTCCCCGGTGCTGCAAACAATTGGTACCTTTGAATTGCTCATTATTACAAATAGATTATTTAATTCTTCACTGCCCAAAGTAAGAAGTTCACGCACACGACCCAAATGACGATTGTTCTTTTCCGCCGGAGACGTCGCTACGTACAGAATTAGACCCATTAGCAGGGCCTTAGCTTCCTCGTCCCAAAATTTATCTGATCCTGTGCTTGGCAGCACAAGCGCATCGGCAAGTAACATGGCATTCTCAGCCAAATCGTCTTTATCCGCCTGTAGCCATTCAAGAGGATTAAAGCAAGCTTGATATTGATCTAAAGCCTTGGGCAATATTCTCCACGGATCAATCAAGAAAACATCCTGCCCCATCTTAATTCTTTGTATGGCAGTTATCAAAGCGTTCTCGCCTTTGGGGTCAATAACGATAGTTGATCCGGAATAGGTCAATAGGTTTGGAATAATAGCACTCACCCCTTTTCCTGCTCTTGTCGGTGCTATCGTTAATAAATGGCGGTCACCTCCATAATAGATAGTCTTTCGTGTTTCGCCGACCTTTTTTGCTTCTTGCTTTGGTAGTTCAAATTCTCCCAGTAGAAATCCATTCGGAACAAAATATCCGCCTTCATCAAGATGGTCGTAATTTGCCCACTCAGATGAGCCAAAGGTAGTTAGTTTGGGAACCCTTGGAATTCCAAAAAGCCAAATCCAGGCCCCTGCTAATCCGACCCAAAACCCAACGACGGCCGATATCGTGGATACGCCTATGCCACTTCCAGGCACCAAAACGATATAAAGAACCGAAAGAGCCAACACAGCCAGTGCAATGTCGATGGTTCTGCGAGCGAGAAAGAGAATCAAAACAGGGAGAAAACCGACTAGCAGCCCTCCAAATAATGTCAGAAGAAACATGCCTAGCTGGCTTAACTGTATCTCAGCGACTGATCCAAAACGAGAAAAATGCGATCCGCTTGCTCGGCTCAACAGGTAGACTGGAATTGTACCAGCGAAAAATACGATCAAACCCCGAAACCAACCAGCCCGTAAAAGGGCATTAAATCTGGTTTTGCGGGGAGTCGACCTATCTGCTTTTTTTCCACGTGTAGGTCTTGACTCTTGCGTGCCCCCGTGGCCGCTTTTCGAACCATGACGTGCATTCACAATCAATCACTCCTACTGGGAACAATCCTAACAACCATCGGTTTTATTGGTATCGAACACTGCGTGCAAGCGGGAGAGCAACTATGCCGCGTAACGAAAAGGGCGAGTGGGTGCCGGAACGCCACAGTGAGCACACTTACTCGGAAAAAGAACGTGAAGCTGGAAGGAAGGTGCTTCGAGATTTTGATGATGCGCGCTTAGGTCGAAATGGTCATTTGAGATTAGGCAACGCCGACAAGAATTTCACCCTCACCGTTTGGAAATGGGAATACAATTTCGGTGGCCAATCGAAACTCGATCAAACGGCTCGTGGGAGGGAGGTATACAAAGAAAATGAAAGACTAGCGGAGCAATACCGAGGCAAATCAAGCAAGGACGCCACGAGGCAATGGGGCAAAAATGATTTAAAAAAAGAATTTG is from Rhodobium gokarnense and encodes:
- a CDS encoding type IV secretory system conjugative DNA transfer family protein, whose product is MFLLTLFGGLLVGFLPVLILFLARRTIDIALAVLALSVLYIVLVPGSGIGVSTISAVVGFWVGLAGAWIWLFGIPRVPKLTTFGSSEWANYDHLDEGGYFVPNGFLLGEFELPKQEAKKVGETRKTIYYGGDRHLLTIAPTRAGKGVSAIIPNLLTYSGSTIVIDPKGENALITAIQRIKMGQDVFLIDPWRILPKALDQYQACFNPLEWLQADKDDLAENAMLLADALVLPSTGSDKFWDEEAKALLMGLILYVATSPAEKNNRHLGRVRELLTLGSEELNNLFVIMSNSKVPIVCSTGERSLQKDERLFSSVLAVAQSHTHFLESPHIKRNLMSSDFQFEELKERPITVYLILPADRLDTFGRWLRLLIQQAITVNARNISAHPAKPLLFMLDEMSALGQLRMVEQAYSLMAGFGMQLWGIVQDFSQLERIYGTSGWQTFIANAGAIQYLGSRDEKTAGYVSKLCGVTTILSLSTAISNAVTSAMKGGSSTETTTKTRSEAQRSLAYPDELMRLSKDRQILLLENANPINAGRIVWYADPRLKSLGVDLAKVRHQQT